One Pseudobutyrivibrio xylanivorans genomic window, ACTCCAAAGCTTTCATATACCTTTGCATCAACATCCTTCATTAGCTGAAGAACATCGGCAGCTGTAGCTTCTGATTTGTTTACCACAAATCCACAGTGCTTTTCAGAGACCTGCGCGCCTCCTACAGTATAGCCTCTTAGTCCCGCATCATCAATAAGCTTTCCTGCAAAATATCCTTCAGGACGCTTAAAGGTTGAACCAGCGCTTGGGAAATTAAGTGGCTGCTTCTCAATACGCTTTTTACGTATATCATCTATTTGAGCCTTAATAGCAGCCTTATCTCCATGCTCAAGTCTGATTCTTGCACTAAGAACAACAGCCGGATTTTCCATAAGAGCAGAATGCCTATAGGATAAATTCAAATCCTCACATGAAATGGTTTTAACCTCGCCTTCTGCCGTCAAAATATTGGCTTCTATCAAAACATCCTTTATTTCTCCGCCGTAGGCTCCCGCGTTCATATAAACAGCTCCACCCATGGAGCCTGGAATTCCTGATGCAAATTCTAATCCTGAAAGTCCAGCATCTGCCGCCCTACTAGCCACAGATGAAAGCATTGCACCAGCCTCTATCGTGATAATCTCATCATCAATAATAATATCACTGGCATTCCTGCCCATAGAAATAACAACACCTTCGATTCCATCATCTGAAACCAAAAGATTGCTGCCATTTCCAATCACCATAAAAGGCACACTGTTATCTTTCAAATAAGCAATAAGAGGAACCATCTGAGAAATAGATGGCTCCACATAAATATCTGCCGGACCACCAATTCTGAAGGTGGTGTGCTTCTTCATTGGTTCATCAAGAAGAAACTCCACCTCAGAAAAATTTGTCCGCAAATCATTATATAAATCTAACTTAGAAAACTCTTTATGCATACTTAATAAATGCCTCGTATCCTAACAATGCTTCGTATAAATCAACCTTTGAGATGATTTCACATGGAGCATGCATTGAAAGAACTGCAACACCTGAATCAATTACCTGCATGTTATAGTTGCCCATGATGTACGCGATTGTTCCGCCACCACCCTGATCAACCTTGCCAAGCTCAGCTGTCTGCCAGCATACATTATCCTTATCCATGATAGCTCTAACCTCTCCAACATACTCAGCACTGGCATCGTTAGAACCGCTCTTACCGCGTGCACCTGTGTACTTGTTGAATACAAGACCACGTCCAAGATATGCCGCATTATTCTTCTCAAAAGCTGATCCATAGTTTGGATCAAAAGCTGCAGAAACATCTGATGAAAGTACTTTACTGTTTGTAAGAGCTCGACGAAGCTTAAGTTCTGAATAATCGCCAAGGAGATTATAAATCTCAGCAACAGTGTTCTCAAAGAACTTAGACTGCA contains:
- the murB gene encoding UDP-N-acetylmuramate dehydrogenase — translated: MHKEFSKLDLYNDLRTNFSEVEFLLDEPMKKHTTFRIGGPADIYVEPSISQMVPLIAYLKDNSVPFMVIGNGSNLLVSDDGIEGVVISMGRNASDIIIDDEIITIEAGAMLSSVASRAADAGLSGLEFASGIPGSMGGAVYMNAGAYGGEIKDVLIEANILTAEGEVKTISCEDLNLSYRHSALMENPAVVLSARIRLEHGDKAAIKAQIDDIRKKRIEKQPLNFPSAGSTFKRPEGYFAGKLIDDAGLRGYTVGGAQVSEKHCGFVVNKSEATAADVLQLMKDVDAKVYESFGVHLTPEVRIVGRNIN